The DNA sequence aGTGACATTTGAGCCAAGGCTTGAGGGATGAGTAGGAGTTTCAGGTGAGGGCTGGTGTTTGTCACACCATGTGTTTGTGGGGAACTTTGGCTGGAATAAAGGCAGTCTTGGGGTGTGATGGGATTTGAGTCAGGGAAAGTCTGCAGGACCTGGGATCCAAGGAGCGAGATATGTACCCATGTAGTTAAGGCCCAACAGGAACTGAAAAAGGTCTGGTTTGACACTGGTGCTAGCCCTTAATAATTAGGCAGACAGCCCTAAAAGGTTATGGCTGGTTCTGGTTTAAGTTCAACAAAGCCTTGAGCATAACAGCCTAGGGTCATCTCTGTTGGGAAGAAACGGTGGGATCAGTTTTCAGTCCTGATTGAAGCCTGCTTTGACTCCTGTTCTCTTCTCCCGGCCACCTGCACCCTCCTAATCTTGCTTGGTTGACCTGACTCTTCCCCTGCACCCCCTCCCCCGTCCcacattcttctgtcaatggagcAGTTTAACATTTGCTTGGCTTTacacactcctctcctcagaaGGCTTGAAACGTGGCTGCAGGACATTTTCCCAGAGCCTTGGCAGCCGGCTCAGGTGTAGGTATGGCTGGAGTAGCCAGGATCGCTGTTGCTGTGGCCACCTTGAGAGTCTCTGGGCCAGTGGCTCCACACTTCTCTGGTGGCTATCTTTGAAGGCAGGGTTTCTACTTTCAGGGTGATTTTATATAGGGTGAAAGCTGAGCAAGCAGGACTGAGTATGCAGCTTAGCTCCCCTCTGTATCATCAGCAGGGGGGATATGGAAATTTTGTGTCCTCTCTGTGATACCTTATGAGGGGTTGTCCAAGTGGGGGTCCCTGCCGCTCCTTTTCCCTTACCACCATTGGCCCCGCAGAACCAGCCCTGGAACCCTGCTTCACCCCTGGCCTGAAGCTGGGGATTGGGTTTGCTTTTCTGGGCTCTCAGGGGTTGATGTCCAAGCATGTTTTCCCTTTCCCTCAGGCTCCCCCTTCCTCGCCTTCCTCGAGACCCCCGACTGTGTCTCCAGCCCTGTCTCTCCTTTTGATCCTTGCTATTTGTCACCAGCAGTCCATTGCCAGCAGTGAAACCCTCCCACTTCTGCCAGCCTAGCTGCCTTTTAAAGGGAACAAGCCTTTCCCCTCAGTTAGTCCCTTCTGCAGCCCTGAAAAGATGGGGAGAAGCCTGTGTTGACCCCCTTGCCTTTTTTGCTCCTCTTGCCCCTGTACAGTTTGGGGGTGTGTCAATGGTTCCCTGTTCCAGTACAAGGGAAGGAGTTAGTTCTTGTGAGGCTTGGCTTGGGGACACCCTGACTGCCCTTTGGTTAGGGTGGCTGGTGAGGCAGGCGCTGGCTTCTTCCTTGGCTGTGGCAGAGCTCAGGAAGAGGCTCTGGAATAGGAGGATGGCAAACCCCAAGGCAGTCTGGCTCCCCAGAGATGCACAGAGCATTCCTGTGTTTGCACCCTAGGAACCGTATCATAGTCCTTGTGCTAGAGCTCTGTTGTTGCACCTCAGCCTTCCACTCACCCActccacccacccctgccccatcAGTGTCTTCCCTGGGGCAACAGAGGCACATTCTGTACTTCAGACACCAAGTTTCCCGTGGGCTTTATCCTCTCTCCAACGTCACCCTCCCGGGCTGACCTTTTTTCAGGGAGGAGGTCAGGATATACCATTTTctatgaaatggttggatggcatcactcactcaatgggcatgagtttgagcaaactccaggagatggtgaaggacagggaagcctggcatgctgcagtccatgggtttgcggagtcagacatgtctgagcaaccgaacaacaacaaagcccatTTTCTAAGATTCTTACCCAAATTTTAGAGAAGACTTTTTAGAAGGTGGGAGTACAGTGGGGTTTTCCTCCTTTGGGAACCAGTGCTCTGGCCTTGAGCATTTCCCTCTGCAGTATACCAGCTTGAATTTGGGGGTCTGTTGTCTTGAAGGCTTTCTTCCCTTTGGGATGAGAGAAAATACAGTGATGCTAGGAGGCCAAGGGGAGAGGGGGAAGCTGTTGGGGAATGGGACGCAAGCAAGAGCAGAAAGGTAGGAAGGAGTGTGCTGGCCTGAGTTCACCGGTATCCTAGAGGGAAAGAAGTCATGCCCTTGAGATGCCCCTTGACACGCCAGTGACCTGCCTCGAATCAGTGTCATTATGTGTGCTAATATACGTGCATCTGCTGTAGGCAAGCCTATCAGGTGGACAGGTGAGAGTTGGGTTTAGAACATGAAACACAATGCAGGTGGTTATCTGTTTTAGGAAAGGGTTACCCTTATGATGCCTGCAGCCAGCTTTCCTTACAGACTTAAAATAAGACTGCATTTATGAGAAAAGCGCTTTGCGTGCCTTTTGAGATTTCCTGTGAGTTACATCTCTCCCCTCTTGGCACTGCTCAGTACTTTCTGCACGGTCACCTTGATGGATAAGCTCTAGGAACAAGGCGGAGGTGCTGGGGTCACACTGCTGGTGAGAGCCCTGGAAAACCGGACACACAGCCCAGAGAGGGGAGTCTGGTCAGATCAGGACTTTTCCTTTGTAGGAACTTGAAAAGTTGGGCATGGAGGCTCTGGTTTGCAGCCTGGACCACCCCCCCAGGTTTATCATGATCTCCCCCAAGCCAACAAGGGAAGCGAGACAAGAAGGATTTCTGTGAACCCAGGCAGGCAGGGGGTGTTCTGGGGCAGGTGGTGGTGGCCTGAAGACTTGGCCTCATGTCCTTTTTCTGGTTGTGTCTCCCATGCTAGAAGAGCACCTCTTTCTGATGAGGAGTCCACGACAGGTGACTGCCAGCGCTTTGGATCTCAGGAGTTTTGTGTCAGCAGTTTTTCCAAGGTAAGGGGCCATGCGGAGCCACATGCCACCTGCTGAAGGGTGGAGCTGAACCGCCCAAGCATGGTGGCCAGCTTGCCCTCCCCGAAGGGGGCCAGGCAGGACCAGGGTGGTTCCCAGGAGTTGCTGCATGTGAGACAGAAATCAGCCCCCTGCACTTTGCTTCTGCCAAGTTGCAAAGAGGACCAGCAGTCGCCCCTTCCAGGCCTCAGGAGCCTTGCACGACCTACAGAGAGCTAGTTAAGACAGGCTTTCTACTTTGTCATTGCAGGTGGAGCTCACGACAGTTGGAAGTGGCAGTAATGCCCGGGGGGCAGACCCAGATGGCAGTGCAACAGAAAAACTTGGGCCCAAGTCAGAAGACAGGCCTGACGACGCCCAGCCCCAGATGGACTATACTGGGAGTGTGGCTGAGGCAGGGGGCCCCTTGGTGTCCCTGAGCAGCCCAGGAGACGGGCTCAAGCTTTCTGCTCCTGACGGCCCCGAGGCTGGCAATGACACTGCTGACTGCTCCTGGACTCCCCTTAGCAGCCAAATGAGCAAACAGGTGGACTGCTCGCCAGCTGGGGCCAAGGCTCTGGACTCGAGGCATGGTGTCGGGGAGAAGAATACTTTCATTCTGGCAACTCTGGGAACTGGCGtccctgtggagagcaccctGCCTCTGGTGACCACTAACTTCAGTCCGTTGCCAGCCCCCATCTGCCCGCCAGCGCCCAGCTCAGCCTCCGTACCCCCGTCTGTTCCAGACCCATTCCAGGTGCCCCTCTCGGTCCCCGCCCCGGTCCCCCACTCCGGGCTCGTTCCCGTCCAGGTTGCCGCTTCGGTCCCAGCTCCTTCCCCTCCCTTAGCGCCAGTCCCGGCTCTGGCCCCAGCACCACCCTCAGTGCCCACGCTTATTTCTGACTCGAACCCCCTTTCGGTCTCAGCCTCAGTCCTGGTGCCTGTGCCCGCTTCTGCCCCCCCGTCGGGCCCCGTCCCCATGTCGGCTCCAGCCCCAACCCCCCTCTCAGTCCCAGTTTCGGCTCCTCCCTTGGCTCTGATCCAAGCTCCTGTGCCCCCTTCGGCTCCAACCCTGGTCCTTGCGCCTGTCCCCACTCCAGTTCTGGCCCCCATGCCAGCGTCCACCCCTCCGGCAGCTCCTGCCCCTCCAGCGGTGCCGATGCCCACCCCGACCCCGTCCTCTGGCCCGCCTTCTACCCCCACCCTCATCCCTGCCTTTGCTCCCACACCAGTGCCCgcacccacccccgccccaatCTTCACTCCAGCCCCCACGCCCATGCCGCCTGCCACACCTGCTGCCATTCCCACCTCGGCCCCCATCCCAGCCTCCTTCAGTTTGAGTCGAGTGTGTTTCCCTGCAGCTCAGGCACCAGCTATGCAAAAAGTCCCCCTGTCCTTTCAGCCAGGGACAGTGCTGACCCCAAGCCAGCCGCTGGTATACATCCCGCCTCCAAGCTGTGGGCAGCCACTCAGCGTGGCTACACTGCCAACCACCCTGGGAGTCTCCTCCACGCTTACGCTCCCTGTCCTGCCATCCTACTTGCAGGACAGGTGTCTTCCCGGGGTGCTGGCCTCCCCAGAGCTGCGGTCTTACCCGTATGCATTCTCTGTGGCCCGGCCCCTAACATCAGAGTCCAAGCTGGTGTCTCTGGAGGTGAACAGGCTCCCCTGCGCCTCCCCATCGGGCAGCACCAGCACCCAGCCTGCGCCCGATGGGGTCCCTGGGCCTTTGGCAGACACATCCCTGTCTACTGCTTCTGCCAAGGTGCTTCCACCGCCACAGCCTCTGCTGCCAGCCCCCAGCGGGAGCTCAGCCCCACCGCATCCCACCAAGATGCCAGGCAGCGTGGAGCAGCAAACAGAAGGGACTTCCGTCACCTTCTCTCCCCTCAAGTCACCTCCACAGCTGGAGCGAGAGATGGCCTCTCCACCTGAGTGCAGTGAGATGCCCCTCGACCTCTCCTCCAAGTCCAACCGACAGAAGCTCCCATTGCCGAACCAGCGCAAGACGCCGCCCATGCCTGTGTTGACCCCTGTGCACACCAGCAGCAAGGCCCTGCTCTCCACCGTCCTGTCTAGGTCCCAGCGCACGACCCAAGCTgctggcagcagtgtcacctcaTGCCTGGGCTCCACTTCCTCACCTTTTGTCATCTTCCCTGAGATCGTGAGGAACGGGGACCCGAGTACCTGGGTGAAGAACTCCACTGCACTCATCAGCACCATTCCGGGCACCTATGTGGGCGTGGCCAATCCGGTGCCCGCCTCCCTCCTGCTGAACAAAGACCCCAACCTGGGCCTCACCCGAGACCCCCGCCATCTCCCCAAGCAGGAACCCATCTCCATCATTGATCAGGGCGAGCCCAAGAGCACTGGTGCCCCCTGTAGCAAGAAGAGCAGCCAGGCTGGGACTGAGGGACCGCCAAGCACAGTCAAACGTTACACCCCTGCCCGCATCGCCCCTGGGCTGCCAGGGTGCCAAAGCAAGGAGCTCTCACTCTGGAAGCCCACAGGGCCAGCAAACATTTACCCACGGTGTTCAGTCAACGGGAAACCCACCAGCACCCAGGTCCTGCCTGTTGGCTGGTCACCATACCACCAGGCGTCTCTGCTTTCCATCGGCATCTCTAGTGCTGGGCAGCTGACCCCCAGCCAGGGGGTGCCCATCAGGCCCACCAGCGTCGTTTCTGAGTTTTCTGGTGTGCCATCCCTCGGCCCCAGTGAGGCCATGCATGGGCTTCCTGAGGGGCAGCCACCACGGCCCGGGGGCCCCTTTGCTCCCGAGCAGGATACGGGCACAAAGAACAAAACCTGCCGCATTGCTGCCAAGCCTTACGAGGAACAAGTGAACCCTGTCCTCCTGACTCTCAGCCCTCAGACAGGGACCCTGGCGCTGTCTGTGCAGCCTAGTAGTGGGGACCTGCGAGTGACTCAGGGGCCTGGGGAACCGGAGAGCCACCTCTGCCCCGACAGCACTCCTAAGCTGGAAGGCCCCCAGGGGGCTTGTGGCCTAAAGCTGGCCGGAGAGACAAAGCCTAAGAACCAAGTGCTGGCCACCTACATGTCCCACGAGCTGGTCCTGGCCACCCCCCAGAACCTGCACAAGATGCCCGAGCTGCCTTTGCTACCTCATGACAGCCGCCCCAAGGAGCTCATCCTGGACGTGGTTCCCAGCAGTGCCAGGGCCTCTAGCACAGAGCTTCCACAGCTCGGAAGCCAGGTGGACCTGGGCCGGGTGAAGATGGAGAAGGTGGATGGTGATGTGGTCTTCAACTTAGCCACCTGCTTCCGGACCGATGGCCTCCCAGCAGCTACCCCGAGGGGCCAAGCGGAAGTGCGGAGTAAGGCCGGGCAGGCTcgagtgaaacaggagagtataGGTGTCTTTGCTTGTAAGAACAAGTGGCAGCCAGACTCTGTGGTGAGCGATGGTGCGTCCGAATCTCCAccacccaagaaaatgaaatgtggcAAAGAGAAGGATGGTGAGGAACAGCAGCCACAAGCCAAGGTCCTGGTCCGAAGTTCCCATGGACCCAAGGTGAGTGCTGGGCTGAGTTTGAGGGCAGGGCCAAGACACCAGTGGTCTGCTTTGTCCTGCAGACATCAACCTCATGCAGTGTTCTTGAGTAGGTCTGTGAAGCAAAGTGATTGCAAAGCTTGTGCAAAGTGAATCATGACCTTTAACCAAGGCACATTCTCCATATAGAATGTTTTAGTGTGGTGGGGGCAGAGTTTGCATTTTGTAGGCTGTGGGAAATGATCCTTGCAGCTGAGGAAGCCATTGTCCCAGATGAGGATGAAAAGCAGAAGAGTATGATACGATACAGGGAGGGAAATTAATAACAGGCCCTTTGCTGCATAGtcattcttcctcttccttttctaagatAACTGCTAGCCTTGAGAATTTGGGACCCAGGGAGGGAAGGGGCCCCTGACAGGGTTGCTCCCTGCACCACTGGGTAAACCTTAGGATTAGCTTGGAGTTTTGTGGGGCCAGAGCCAATTCAGCTTCTGGGCTCATCCACCAGTTTCCTATCCCCCTAATGCTTGGGGTGGCAGCTTTGGGTTTCAGCCCATTGGAGATTTGATGTCCAAAGCATCTGGATCTGGGTTCTTAACAGGTTAAGGAGGATGGCAGGGTTCTAGGCAGAAAGCGGGGCTAAGAGGACTTGACCTGAATCCAGTGTTCCTCCAAAAAGTATCTGCAAGCCACTAGTGATCAAGGAGATTCTAGAAGCAGTTGAGGATAGGGCTTATTCAAGATATGGAGCAATTTGAGGTTATGTCAACAAGTCTTCAAATTGGATGTTGAATAGATTTCTAGCTAGAGCACCGTGAATTTGTCTATGCAGAAGTTCttagtatttttgttgttgttgttggaccATAGAGCACTTTGAGAAGCTAATGAGAGCTGCAGACCCTGCCCTCAGAAACATGACCTCATAATTTTGCCAATAGTTTCCAGGGGCTCACAGACCCAACCCGTGCCCCAAAGCCCACCCATGGACTCCAGGTTGAGAACCCTAGGGATAGAGTTTGGGTGGGTTTTTCTCACCCAATGGTGATGTATACTGGCCAGAATGGGCAAATTGATACAGGATATAGATGAGTGGTTGCCTAAGGCTGGAGAGAACGAGGAACTGGGGATGGCTTAATGAGTCCAGGGTTTCCATTTGGGGTGAGGAAAGAACTTTTGGAACTAGATAGTGATGATCCTTACACATGTTTGTGACTGTACTAAAAACAGTTGAATTACAAACAttacaaatatatgatatatctcaataaattatGTCAACAAAGCTgttgttaaaaaattattaaatgaagTGATATATGTAGatgtttagaacagtgcctggcagatAGTTAAGTGCTCAGGAAGTGTTGGTGGCTGCTATTGATATTGTTAGTATTACAAATAGGATAGATGTGGTCCCCGCCCTCCTGAGCTTATGTCTCACTGGCAGACAGGCACCGCCCCTTCCTATATAAAATGAAGAGTTCACAGGGCCCACTGACAGATGCAGAGAGCAGAGAATAAAGTTACAGGGTCAGGAGCCTCAAAGCAGCCCTTGGCAACTGCCTGTAATGATTTAGTAAATGTCCATTTGTCTGGAAAGCAAATATCTTGGCTCTTTCTTTTCTTATGTTCCATCTTCCTGAGGAAGAAACCATTGATTAGCAAAACTAAAATCAGGGGTCAGTTCAAAACAGCCCCTTTCAGGGTATGGCCAAGAATCAGAATAGTCTCTGGAGTATATACAGAAGTAAGAATATGATGTTAAGTGTGtgaaacttatacaatgttataaaccaatgtgacctaaaagaaaagaaagttattttttaaaaagaaacaacataGTCTCCTGTTTCCTACACCACCTACCCCAAGGCCTTGAGACTTCTGAAGGACCTCTGAATCATCAGAAAATTCTCCTTCAGTCTGGTGCTGGTGGTCTCCTCATCATTTGGAAAGTTCTTTAGAAAACCCTTCAACACTCTGTTGACCAGAACATTCATTTTAGATGGTCTCCTCACCATCCCAACTTCTTGCCCAAGTCGAAGTGTGCCCTTGCAGAACATGCAGACAGGAATCCCGTCTAGATGttctgttttgcttgtttttgtcttATCTTAGGAAGTAAAGGTTAATGATCTGTACTTGAAAGAGCCAGctaaaaatgatatacagaaataaataggACATGTTCAAATTGATGTGCATTGAACTTTATTCCCCATGACCTGAAGGAGTTGTTTTCTGACTATACCTGAAGGGCACACTTGAAGCAGCTGGTGCCCGTCTTCTTTcctccccatgtctttctttctcctAACACTTTGGTTTGTAGGAACTTGCAGCAAGTGAAGGGAGAAACTGCACTTGAATTCCCAGCTCAGCCCTCCACTGggtaagaggcaggaggagttgATGGGATAGCAGGATTCCCTGGACTTTGACGGGGATTGGTGACTTTGTGGAGTCCCCCTGCCAACCCCTGCTTGAAGATGCTCCGTCAGTAAGATATCTGCCATCCACTTAGCTGGAGCTGGGTCATGATAACCTTCTAGAAGGTGGTGTGCAGTTCTGCTTAAGGGGAAAACCACTCTGCCTTTCTTCCTCACATCATTGTTAAAATGGTTTGCTTATTCCACACTCCCTGGACACTGCAATACTGAAAGTCCCTCTCTTGCCCTATTTCTTGCTGGATGGCGTGGAGAGATCTCAGAGCTTGTGAGAATATGTGACTGCTAGGCTCAGAGTATCCTGACAGTGCATAAGCACGACCATTGTGACCGTCCCAGGCACCAGGCAGTAGGTATGAGTGGAGCCAAGCATAGTCAGTGGAGACATAAgcccagaaggaagaagaggagaggaaTGAGAACGGAGGTGAAGAGACCTGCCCTGGGTGCTAGGACCCCTGGGTCTTGGTCCCAGCTTGGCCATTTTCTCACCACAGGCACACACCAGCTAACTTGCAGGCTGGCCTGGTTCCTGGTGGCCCCTGAGGCAAGTGGACACCTTGGGCTGTGTTGCCCTGGACAAATGATTTAACCTCTTACCCtggaggctcagtttcctcatctcttcaCTAAGGGTGATATTAGCTTTTCCTTGCAGGGTTGTTAAGAATAACAGATCGAATGGTAGAGAGAGTGTTTGGAAAAGGTGAAAGGGCCGCAAAGTGTAAGGGGGCATTGTTGAAAATGCCTGAGCCTTTTCAGTGTCTTTCCTAAGTACGGGGAGATTAGAATGGCTCCCGTGGCAGACTTTTCTTGCCTTAGTGGAATCTTTTTTCTAGTATTAATTTATACatgaaaatagataatttttcttGAATTGGCCCATGCGAGAATTATTTTCAGTTGTTGGTGTCGATACTATTCACAGTGAAGTTATTTGAACAATGTAGTCACCCAACTTGCAGAAGaggcatttttgttttctgtcggTCT is a window from the Capra hircus breed San Clemente chromosome X unlocalized genomic scaffold, ASM170441v1, whole genome shotgun sequence genome containing:
- the BCORL1 gene encoding BCL-6 corepressor-like protein 1; translation: MISTAPLYSGVHNWTSSDRIRMCGINEERRAPLSDEESTTGDCQRFGSQEFCVSSFSKVELTTVGSGSNARGADPDGSATEKLGPKSEDRPDDAQPQMDYTGSVAEAGGPLVSLSSPGDGLKLSAPDGPEAGNDTADCSWTPLSSQMSKQVDCSPAGAKALDSRHGVGEKNTFILATLGTGVPVESTLPLVTTNFSPLPAPICPPAPSSASVPPSVPDPFQVPLSVPAPVPHSGLVPVQVAASVPAPSPPLAPVPALAPAPPSVPTLISDSNPLSVSASVLVPVPASAPPSGPVPMSAPAPTPLSVPVSAPPLALIQAPVPPSAPTLVLAPVPTPVLAPMPASTPPAAPAPPAVPMPTPTPSSGPPSTPTLIPAFAPTPVPAPTPAPIFTPAPTPMPPATPAAIPTSAPIPASFSLSRVCFPAAQAPAMQKVPLSFQPGTVLTPSQPLVYIPPPSCGQPLSVATLPTTLGVSSTLTLPVLPSYLQDRCLPGVLASPELRSYPYAFSVARPLTSESKLVSLEVNRLPCASPSGSTSTQPAPDGVPGPLADTSLSTASAKVLPPPQPLLPAPSGSSAPPHPTKMPGSVEQQTEGTSVTFSPLKSPPQLEREMASPPECSEMPLDLSSKSNRQKLPLPNQRKTPPMPVLTPVHTSSKALLSTVLSRSQRTTQAAGSSVTSCLGSTSSPFVIFPEIVRNGDPSTWVKNSTALISTIPGTYVGVANPVPASLLLNKDPNLGLTRDPRHLPKQEPISIIDQGEPKSTGAPCSKKSSQAGTEGPPSTVKRYTPARIAPGLPGCQSKELSLWKPTGPANIYPRCSVNGKPTSTQVLPVGWSPYHQASLLSIGISSAGQLTPSQGVPIRPTSVVSEFSGVPSLGPSEAMHGLPEGQPPRPGGPFAPEQDTGTKNKTCRIAAKPYEEQVNPVLLTLSPQTGTLALSVQPSSGDLRVTQGPGEPESHLCPDSTPKLEGPQGACGLKLAGETKPKNQVLATYMSHELVLATPQNLHKMPELPLLPHDSRPKELILDVVPSSARASSTELPQLGSQVDLGRVKMEKVDGDVVFNLATCFRTDGLPAATPRGQAEVRSKAGQARVKQESIGVFACKNKWQPDSVVSDGASESPPPKKMKCGKEKDGEEQQPQAKVLVRSSHGPKCRKPPSDPQEPTKKSPRGAPDSGKEHNGVRVKHKHRKPTKPESQSPGKRADGHEEGSLEKKAKSSFRDFIPVVLSTRTRSQSGSICSSFAGMADSDMGCQEVFPTEEEEEVTPTPAKRRKVRKTQRDTQYRSHHAQDKTLLSQGRRHLWRAREMPWRTEAARQMWDTNEEEEEDEEEGLVKRKKRRRQKSRKYQTGEYLTEQEEEQRRKGRADLKARKQKTSSQSPEHRLRNRNLLLPNKAQGISDSPNGFLPNNLEEPACLENSEKPSGKRKCKTKHMVTVSEDAKSKGRWSQQKTRPPKSPTPAKPTEPCTPSKSRSAGPEEASESPTARQIPPEARRLIVNKNAGETLLQRAARLGYKDVVLYCLQKDSEDVNHRDNAGYTALHEACSRGWTDILNILLEHGANVNCSAQDGTRPVHDAVVNDNLETIWLLLSYGADPTLATYSGQTAMKLASSDTMKRFLSDHLSDLQGRAEGDPGVSWDFYSSSVLEEKDGFACDLLHNPPGSSDQEGDDVEEDNFMFELSDKPLLPCYNLQVSVSRGPCNWFLFTDVLKRLKLSSRIFQARFPHFEIATLPKAEFYRQVASSQLLTPAERPGGMDGTSAPGSSETVELVRYEVELLRLLGSEVEFQPWNS